A single genomic interval of Gammaproteobacteria bacterium harbors:
- a CDS encoding F0F1 ATP synthase subunit gamma, which yields MAQTLEILSRHSDTLTSIRGIVHTMKTLSAINAAPYEHAARSIEAYHQTILQGFSAFAHRTGAIALQSKDAAEHLLVVFGSDHGLCGNYNEILAELVKHHCQAQTIGKPRLLCIGAQMNDALADQDLSPEAVLLPPASSEGIGRLAGDIVSRIDVISRGQPLYRIAVSLAFTRRGEHGLREPVTQRLLPLEPNLLRRGSRWHSRSLPDYSMAPDTLLASLIRSHIFASVFHASAEAMVTENSARLALMQQAEQSVDDRLEQVRGELRSVRQTEITNELMDVIIGFEALKKKPGRGERG from the coding sequence ATGGCGCAGACGCTTGAAATCCTTTCCCGCCACAGCGATACGCTGACCAGCATTCGCGGCATCGTCCATACGATGAAAACGCTGTCGGCCATTAACGCCGCCCCCTATGAGCATGCCGCTCGCTCGATCGAAGCCTACCACCAGACCATCCTCCAGGGATTTTCAGCCTTCGCACACCGGACCGGCGCGATTGCGCTGCAGTCGAAGGATGCTGCCGAACATTTGCTGGTGGTTTTTGGTTCCGACCACGGGCTTTGTGGTAACTACAACGAAATTCTCGCGGAGCTGGTGAAACACCACTGCCAGGCGCAAACGATCGGGAAACCGCGTTTACTCTGTATCGGTGCACAGATGAACGACGCACTGGCCGATCAGGATTTGTCACCTGAGGCCGTTCTGCTGCCGCCGGCTTCCTCCGAAGGCATTGGCCGCCTGGCGGGAGATATTGTCAGCCGGATCGATGTCATCAGCCGGGGCCAGCCGTTGTACCGTATCGCCGTTAGCCTGGCGTTTACCCGGCGTGGCGAGCATGGCCTGCGGGAGCCGGTCACACAACGTCTGCTGCCACTGGAGCCGAACCTGCTGCGGCGCGGCAGTCGCTGGCATTCGCGTTCCCTGCCCGACTACAGCATGGCCCCGGACACCCTGCTGGCCTCACTGATCCGCAGTCATATCTTCGCCAGCGTATTCCACGCCTCGGCAGAAGCCATGGTCACCGAAAATTCGGCACGGCTGGCGCTGATGCAACAGGCTGAACAGTCGGTCGATGATCGCCTGGAGCAGGTACGGGGGGAGCTGAGATCCGTCCGCCAAACCGAAATCACCAACGAACTGATGGATGTCATCATTGGTTTTGAAGCGCTGAAAAAAAAGCCCGGACGTGGTGAGCGTGGATGA